The window AACATTTTCATCTAATGTGATcttgtgttaattttttttttttttaaactaaaacatttcgatagaaaaataataattaaaaaaaatatttaattaacaatttatagtatttttattcgttggcaaaaaataatagtcaatggaaaaaattaaataaaccatTCACGAACTTTGTGTGTGATTAACTTATGCTTCTTAAaaaagctttattttttttaaatttttgtctctaatgaaataaaaaaaatagcaaaaattaaaaaacaaaaaaaatatcagttaaaCCAACAGCAtgagaaaaatatgtatttttttaatttttatttcaaacttttaaattgatataattgacatgaacaaacaattaaaataatgaaattttaaattattatttatattttttaaatttaatattgttacacatattattttttaaaatataaaaataataaacttaatcttgttaaattttatgattctaaaaaattcatagctgtgaaaaattgtttttattttttaatttaaactttattattttaaagaaaaattatatagagaAGTTTAAGTATATCCTTGGTGTGCATAGAAAGATATGAAGAATATgagatattataaattacaaacgGTCGGCCATAACGAATCGCCAAAAAGCCGGTTTTGCTGACTCTTTCTCACACTCTTTTATGAACACGCGACAAAAGCTCACCGAGCTTTTAATACCCACAAGCgtatagttgaaaaattttccaacaaaaacgaaaaagatgcagaaaaaaatatatttttcttcctttattttattatttatatttatttttatttttttattcacttattTTCTTGTCTGAGAGATGAGAACGGAAACGGCTgacatatacatatttttttttttttttttaattattattatacacttTTACTATGCGTATACGtgtaattttcaagtaaatcttttttttcttcgaaaaattaatttgtaataaaaataataattacgaggttttatttttttaaatttatttataattagtttaaaattaacgtggttattatgaaaaatttcatgCAATTAggtcaattaattattcatttgacaatatataactttgatgtttttaaatatcattttataataaattacactaataatataattcaaaaatttaattaaattaaaaataaatatttttataataaaattaaaataatatttatttaaatgaatgaaaaaaaaacaaataaaactgattcattgaatatatatttaataaatcgttataaattatttgcataaaatttaaaacaagtaaaattcTTGGGTGAAGTGTGTTCTATTCTTGAGGAAAATACGACAGGAAATAACTGAGACGAAAGTGCACGTTGAGTATGCAAATGGATGTTAAAGAAATAAGGAAAGATGTGTATAAGTGAGGGCCAATGCCAAATCCCGAGGTGACACTTGGCACCATCACTATATAACtctgttgaatttaaaatgtatatactCTATAGttgatatatttgtaaatttatatgtgtacataaaaattaaaaatatatattcattataatgTGTGGGTGGTTGGATATTAATATTGCATTGAATTTAAGAGACTTCTTGTCTTCATCCTGGGTCAAGagtataaaaacaacaaagaaTTTATAAGCGCcacgcatatatatatacacatataaattttatgtattaatttatatatatatatatatatatgtattgtaatatattattgtatgtGATGCCAAGTGTAAATAACAAGACAAAACATACAGTGGCTTTATGACTCATCTACATCATCCAATACTCGCCCAAAACTTGTTGAAGGTTATTCTTGACTTGCTGTATGTATCATCATGACTTTGATGATGGtacctcttttttatttatttatttattattctttttttcctcttttatCTCTTTCATCTTTTACAACACAACCTTATTCTCTCTATGTACATACACttgactaaaaataaaatatatatttgactcAATCATTGAGTTCAACAAATAAACttgaccctttttttttttaattgaattataaattttttgaaaatttgattatttgttaattaaattaattaaattattattttttcatttaaaatttcatgtaaattaattaatttttttttttttatttaattaaatttattatttattattttttgattagtttttcatgtaattattatgattattgttataattttaatttagaaaatgaaCAAGTTGTATGACTTTATACCACATCAAAATATACACAAACAATATTCTCttcaatttgaaatatatatatgatatgtatataattttaacaacgTCAACAACAGCAATAACTTTTTATAACGTTAAACAAGCTTGTTAATTGATAAACCGAGTTTACGATTAGCCACAAACTTTGTGTACAATGTAAACCCATGTAATTCACTTGAACTTTATGGTATATTAATTTGtgcacaaatatatatatttaattttgtgttataaatacacaaaattaTGACAACTTCAttgcatttaatatttgaGATATAACTTTTTGAGTACATACATTTGACTCTTAAGCTTGTCAAATGAATTTAtccatataatatataaatttaaatatatacgcaaaactttcatgtttttttttttttttcgtttatgttaaatatatattttttaacccacttgtattttttttttttttttttaaatagaacaAACTTTCTAACaacacatttataaatatatgtgtcaGACAaagtttggttttttttttttttttatgtataaatatatatattttattcatttattttttgcaaaatgGCAAATGaaactaatgaaaaaattttaaaagtttattttagtttaataaaaagggaaataataattttattggttTATTGTTGAGAGTGATAATAGAAAGagaaaagaaatgaaaaaaaaaaaaaaaaagattgtagAGATAATTCAAGATTCTTCACAAGACAATGAGGTTATTATGAAAAGTGAGTTTTGTATGAAGAGTAAATAgagttaaattttatctcaGAATAAATTGTGAAAAGACAAAATTTTACAGCGAATGACTTTGAGTAGTTGAGAGTAGTGGTAATATTCAACTTGATTCCGCCTATTTTCATTCTGAATgataacttgaaataaaatattatattatatcaacCAAAATGGTATTAATTCCTCAAATCTTACCGATAACAAATGTCTTAATTATTGCTCTTCAACGGAGATCAATTCAATTGCCaaaaattgttgagaaaaCTGATCGAAATTTTTTGGTGATAATCAACAAAGTAGTGGGCCAATTGAAAGacgataatatattttttaagatttatcTAAAACTTGTTTAGTTGATgtgataattttcattgtttgcacaataaaatttacacttttaaatgacaaaatttattgagtaacacaataattattgtggTACTGAAaacaaattgttgataaatactataaaaattgttaagcAGAAATCGTaacaatttgtaataaaatatagtaaaaattatttagcccagttaaatttgtatataaaccatcaaaaaatattattaaatattataaaattaaaattaaaatactagaaaaattattgtcttgtataataatattttttgtggcCAGTATGTCAAATACAATATGgctttttataaacaattttagtCAAAAACAGTAACACTATGATATTTTACgactcatttatttaattgtctaacaaattttattaattttcaactctATGATCTTCCACATTGTAATAAtttcttatcaattttacAAGTATCAACAAAACTagcaaaaaatggaaaaaaaaaaaatacaattatcataaatgtatatttattctatcattttgtttatgtCTGAATGTCAAGTGTCattgtcaactttttttttcttcatgttacaaatataatttatattttttttatctcataaaTTACAGACAGACGTTATTTCTTCACGATACTTTTGATTAAGTAATAgactgaataatttaaatacattagTGATAAAAtacgtaataataaatagtttcAACTATAGCCGATATGTTGTCAATGTCACTAGTGTCTCACACACGTATTCCCTCttacatgtttattttatttttttcaatttcatagtATTAAGTTTTGTGTGGTCACTGGTCAGTTGACGTGTACAAGTCAAtcgctatatatatatatacaccatCAACAAATTAGAATAATCAATCACAATGaagtcaaaatattattacataatatttatatttttattaattttaacatctaTTACtttggatattttatatacaaaaatgtaaaaaaaataaacttaaactTTCACTTATttccattatcattattttaaaaatttttaaccattttatattgttattattatttttttagaatcacGTTTTGTGTTATTACAAGTTTAGTTGTTTTCTATCTTGTTTGTGCGACGattattccattttttattcGTTATTCACGTTCAGTACAAAAACAAATAGTTTTTCTCAATAAAAGTAAGtgaattatgaattatttatgtcACAATATACTCAAGTAATAAGTGGAATTATTTCAAGATTGATCGCAATCAtgatgtaataaatttttttttttatttatttacttgtatttttattattattattgttttatttctcagttccttttccaataaatattgacCTGAAGAAGCCAGAGACACTTGGTATTAATGGAgctagaaatttttatttacataccAATGAAAATGTTAAAGTTGGAGTTTGGTAAATTGAccttttgattaaatatataatttttttttttaatcaagtgTTTTTTAAGTGttgaatgtaatttatttaattatcttttaactgattaatttttgttttttttaattttaggcAACTTTTAcctcaattatatttaaatgaaaataaaattattgatgatgattattttgataatgtaTTGAGTAACACAAGTATTccaataattgtatatttgcATGGTATATTTTCAAATCGAGCACTTGATCATAGAATTGgattgtataaattattacaaaaaatgaattaccaTGTTATTACATTTGATTATCGTTGTTTTGGTGACAGTGATTGTGCTGATCTAAGTGAAATTGGAGTTGTTGAAGATAGTCAATATGTTTTACAATGGATTatggaaaaagtaaaaaataattcaactccAATATTTGTCTGGGGCCATTCACTTGGATCTGGGTATAatgattcattaattttttatataatataaagtttttttttatgtttttttattc is drawn from Aphidius gifuensis isolate YNYX2018 linkage group LG3, ASM1490517v1, whole genome shotgun sequence and contains these coding sequences:
- the LOC122852689 gene encoding lysophosphatidylserine lipase ABHD12-like, translating into MKSKYYYIIFIFLLILTSITLDILYTKIITFCVITSLVVFYLVCATIIPFFIRYSRSVQKQIVFLNKIPFPINIDLKKPETLGINGARNFYLHTNENVKVGVWQLLPQLYLNENKIIDDDYFDNVLSNTSIPIIVYLHGIFSNRALDHRIGLYKLLQKMNYHVITFDYRCFGDSDCADLSEIGVVEDSQYVLQWIMEKVKNNSTPIFVWGHSLGSGISLHTLAQLTAKNIHISGLFLESPFTNIADVYRGTIFYKLFSFLPWFYWSVIEPVDKQNLKFQSDKYIGVIKCPIIVIHAEDDEIVPFKLGEKLYNTGLQLHGMSTNNLQMISIKSTFNCGHKNIYKYEKLPEIIENFITKCSPAVKLDK